Proteins from a genomic interval of Candidatus Obscuribacterales bacterium:
- a CDS encoding DUF502 domain-containing protein — translation MIKNFTQDLKNDLIAGLLVIIPLATTIWLTITVASWVFDFLTRIPKQVNPFNDLNPFLGNLLNLSVGLAVPLSCILLIGLMARNIAGRWLLDVGERILQGIPLAGSVYKTLKQLLETILRDSSDKFRRVVLVEYPRRGMWAIAFVTGAIGGGIQPQLPEPMLSVFIPTTPNPTTGWYALVPEKDVITLAMSTEDAFKVLISVGIVGPSMGNVQTSTLGDRLKDGPSVIPDLAQTYSMVPADED, via the coding sequence GTGATCAAGAATTTCACCCAAGACTTGAAAAATGATTTAATTGCAGGCTTGTTGGTCATTATTCCGCTAGCCACCACCATTTGGCTGACGATTACGGTGGCCAGTTGGGTGTTCGATTTTTTGACTCGAATCCCCAAGCAGGTGAATCCGTTCAATGATCTCAACCCATTTTTGGGAAACCTGCTGAATTTGTCGGTGGGCTTGGCGGTGCCGCTGTCCTGTATTTTGCTGATTGGTTTGATGGCGCGGAATATTGCCGGGCGCTGGCTCCTTGACGTGGGAGAGCGGATCCTGCAGGGCATTCCCCTGGCTGGATCGGTCTACAAAACCCTCAAGCAACTCTTAGAAACCATTTTGCGAGACTCCAGCGATAAGTTTCGTCGGGTGGTGTTGGTGGAATATCCTCGGCGGGGCATGTGGGCGATCGCCTTTGTGACGGGGGCGATCGGCGGTGGCATTCAACCCCAGCTGCCCGAACCGATGCTGAGTGTGTTTATCCCAACCACACCTAACCCCACCACGGGATGGTATGCGCTGGTGCCCGAAAAAGATGTGATTACCTTGGCGATGTCTACAGAGGACGCCTTTAAGGTCTTGATCTCTGTGGGAATTGTGGGGCCGAGTATGGGCAATGTGCAAACCAGTACCTTGGGCGATCGCCTCAAGGATGGGCCGTCGGTCATACCCGATCTAGCGCAGACCTATTCAATGGTGCCCGCTGACGAAGATTGA
- a CDS encoding response regulator transcription factor has translation MLTLDAKKPSQDIRLGRVLVVEDEELIRETIALALNEEGYEVLTAEDGRMAMELTCQFRRSQDSDAEPVDLIILDLMLPSVNGLDLCRLIRHEGNSVPILMLSAKGSETDRVVGLEVGADDYLTKPFGMRELIARCRALLRRHRNSQPQLQSQVLSFQEITLYPQECRVTVRGHEISLSPKEYRILELFMSNPRRVWSREQLIERVWGPDFMGDSKTVDVHIRWLREKLELNPSNPEYLLTVRGFGYRFG, from the coding sequence ATGCTGACACTGGACGCGAAAAAGCCGTCTCAGGATATTCGCTTAGGGCGAGTCTTAGTGGTTGAAGATGAAGAACTCATCCGAGAAACCATTGCCCTAGCTTTAAACGAAGAAGGGTACGAGGTGCTCACGGCTGAAGATGGGCGCATGGCCATGGAACTCACCTGCCAATTTCGCCGCAGTCAAGACTCGGATGCAGAGCCCGTTGATCTGATCATCTTGGACTTGATGCTGCCATCGGTGAACGGATTAGATCTATGCCGGTTAATTCGCCACGAAGGCAACAGCGTTCCTATTCTGATGCTGAGCGCCAAGGGCAGCGAAACCGATCGAGTGGTGGGCTTAGAAGTGGGTGCGGATGACTATCTCACCAAGCCCTTTGGTATGCGGGAGCTAATTGCTCGCTGTCGGGCATTGTTGCGGCGTCATCGCAACAGCCAACCTCAACTTCAATCCCAAGTTCTCAGCTTCCAAGAGATTACGCTCTATCCCCAAGAATGCCGGGTGACCGTGCGGGGGCATGAGATCAGCCTATCACCCAAAGAATATCGAATTTTGGAACTGTTTATGAGCAATCCGCGCCGGGTTTGGTCGCGGGAGCAGTTGATTGAGCGCGTCTGGGGGCCAGACTTTATGGGCGACAGCAAGACGGTTGATGTCCACATCCGCTGGCTGCGGGAAAAGCTAGAGCTCAATCCTAGCAATCCAGAATATTTACTCACCGTGCGCGGCTTTGGCTATCGGTTTGGCTAA